One stretch of Pseudomonas fragi DNA includes these proteins:
- the prlC gene encoding oligopeptidase A, which yields MSENNPLLQPYDLPPFSAIRPEHVQPAIEQILADNRAGIQAILKDQGQNPTWAGLVLAMDELNDRLGAAWSPVSHLNAVCNSAELREAYEACLPALSAYSTEMGQNRELFQAFEALAHSPQVADFDQAQKTILEHSLRDFRLSGIDLPEAEQKRYAEVQSKLSELGSKFSNQLLDATQAWTKHITDETALTGLTDSAKAQMAAAAQAKGLDGWLISLEFPSYFPVMTYAQDRALREEVYAAYCTRASDQGPNAGKFDNGPVMEEILDLRQELAKLLGFASFAELSLATKMAETPDQVLTFLRDLAKRSKPFAARDLEQLQAYASEQGTPELKSWDTGFFGEKLREQRYSVSQEALRAYFPIDKVLGGLFAIVQKLYGIEIAEIKGFDTWHPDVRLFEIKENGQHIGRFFFDLYARANKRGGAWMDGARDRRRTAAGNLQSPVANLVCNFTPAVAGKPALLTHDEVTTLFHEFGHGLHHMLTEIEHAGVSGINGVAWDAVELPSQFMENWCWEPEGLALISSHYETGEALPKDLLDKMLAAKNFQSGLMMIRQLEFSLFDFELHATHGDGRSVAQVLDGIRDEVSVMRPPAYNRFPNSFAHIFAGGYAAGYYSYKWAEVLSADAFSRFEEEGVFNPHTGKAFRQAILARGGSKAPMELFKDFRGREPSIDALLRHSGLSEDSAA from the coding sequence GTGAGCGAGAACAACCCTCTTTTGCAGCCCTACGACCTGCCGCCGTTCTCGGCGATCCGTCCTGAGCACGTACAGCCGGCCATCGAGCAGATCCTCGCCGACAACCGCGCCGGCATTCAAGCCATCCTCAAGGACCAGGGCCAGAACCCGACATGGGCCGGCCTGGTGTTGGCAATGGATGAACTGAACGACCGCCTGGGCGCAGCCTGGAGCCCGGTCAGCCACCTCAACGCGGTGTGCAACAGTGCAGAACTGCGTGAAGCCTACGAGGCCTGCCTGCCGGCCTTGAGCGCCTACTCCACCGAGATGGGCCAGAACCGCGAACTGTTCCAGGCCTTTGAAGCCCTGGCCCACAGCCCGCAGGTCGCTGATTTCGACCAGGCGCAAAAAACCATTCTGGAACACTCGCTGCGTGACTTCCGTCTGTCGGGTATCGACCTGCCAGAGGCTGAGCAAAAGCGTTATGCCGAAGTCCAGAGCAAACTGTCCGAGCTGGGCAGCAAGTTCTCCAACCAGTTGCTGGACGCCACCCAGGCCTGGACCAAGCACATCACCGACGAAACCGCGCTGACGGGCCTGACCGATTCGGCCAAGGCGCAAATGGCCGCCGCTGCACAGGCCAAGGGCCTGGACGGCTGGCTGATCAGCCTGGAGTTCCCGAGCTACTTCCCGGTGATGACCTACGCGCAAGACCGCGCCCTGCGCGAAGAAGTCTACGCCGCGTACTGCACCCGCGCCTCGGACCAGGGCCCGAATGCCGGCAAGTTCGACAACGGCCCGGTGATGGAAGAAATCCTCGACCTGCGCCAGGAGCTGGCCAAACTGCTGGGTTTTGCCAGCTTCGCCGAACTGAGCCTGGCCACCAAAATGGCCGAGACACCGGATCAGGTGCTGACCTTCCTGCGCGACCTGGCCAAGCGCAGCAAGCCGTTCGCTGCCCGTGACCTGGAGCAGCTGCAAGCCTACGCCAGCGAGCAAGGCACCCCTGAACTGAAAAGCTGGGATACAGGCTTCTTTGGCGAGAAACTGCGTGAGCAGCGCTACAGCGTGTCGCAAGAAGCACTGCGCGCCTACTTCCCGATCGACAAGGTACTGGGCGGCCTGTTTGCCATCGTACAAAAGCTGTACGGGATCGAAATCGCCGAAATCAAAGGCTTCGACACCTGGCACCCGGATGTTCGCCTGTTCGAAATCAAGGAAAACGGCCAGCATATCGGGCGTTTCTTTTTTGACCTCTACGCCCGCGCCAACAAGCGTGGCGGCGCGTGGATGGACGGCGCCCGCGACCGTCGCCGCACGGCGGCCGGCAACCTGCAAAGCCCGGTGGCCAACCTGGTGTGCAACTTCACCCCGGCGGTGGCAGGCAAGCCTGCGTTGCTGACCCACGATGAAGTGACCACCCTGTTCCACGAATTCGGCCACGGCCTGCACCATATGCTGACCGAGATCGAACACGCGGGCGTATCGGGCATCAACGGCGTGGCCTGGGATGCGGTCGAGCTGCCGAGCCAGTTCATGGAAAACTGGTGCTGGGAGCCTGAAGGCCTGGCGCTGATTTCCAGCCACTACGAAACCGGCGAAGCTCTGCCAAAAGACCTGCTGGATAAAATGCTCGCGGCCAAGAACTTCCAGTCCGGGCTGATGATGATTCGCCAGTTGGAGTTCTCGCTGTTCGACTTCGAGCTGCACGCCACCCACGGTGACGGTCGCAGCGTGGCGCAGGTGCTCGATGGCATCCGCGACGAGGTGTCGGTCATGCGTCCGCCAGCCTACAACCGCTTCCCGAACAGCTTTGCGCATATCTTCGCCGGCGGTTACGCGGCGGGTTACTACAGCTACAAGTGGGCGGAAGTGCTGTCGGCCGATGCGTTCTCGCGCTTTGAAGAAGAAGGCGTGTTCAACCCGCACACCGGCAAGGCATTCCGCCAGGCGATCCTGGCCCGTGGTGGCTCGAAGGCCCCGATGGAGCTGTTCAAGGACTTCCGTGGTCGTGAGCCATCGATTGACGCCCTGTTGCGTCACAGCGGCCTGAGCGAGGACTCGGCAGCA
- a CDS encoding gamma carbonic anhydrase family protein: MSIRPFQQHTPTLGERAFVDRSAVVIGDVEIGADSSIWPLTVIRGDMHRIRIGARTSVQDGCVLHITHAGPFNPDGFPLLIGDDVTIAHKVMLHGCNVGSRILIGMGSIVMDGAVIEDDVIVGAGSLVPPGKRLASGFLYVGSPVKQVRELTEKEKAFFTYSAGNYVKLKDQHLAEGYDQPV; the protein is encoded by the coding sequence GTGTCCATTCGTCCATTCCAGCAGCACACACCTACCCTGGGCGAGCGCGCCTTCGTGGACCGCTCGGCGGTGGTGATCGGTGATGTCGAGATCGGCGCCGACAGTTCCATCTGGCCGTTGACCGTGATTCGCGGCGATATGCACCGCATCCGCATCGGTGCGCGCACCAGCGTGCAGGACGGTTGCGTACTGCACATCACCCACGCGGGCCCCTTTAACCCTGATGGCTTTCCGCTGCTGATCGGCGATGACGTGACCATCGCCCACAAAGTCATGCTGCACGGCTGTAACGTGGGAAGCCGCATTTTGATCGGCATGGGCAGCATCGTGATGGACGGCGCCGTGATCGAAGACGACGTGATCGTTGGTGCGGGCAGCCTGGTGCCGCCGGGCAAGCGCCTGGCCAGCGGCTTCCTGTATGTGGGCAGCCCGGTTAAACAGGTGCGCGAGCTGACCGAAAAAGAGAAAGCCTTCTTTACCTACAGCGCTGGCAACTACGTAAAACTCAAGGATCAGCACCTGGCCGAAGGCTACGACCAGCCCGTTTAA
- a CDS encoding HAD family hydrolase, translating to MHYQNVLFDLDGTLTDPREGITRSIQFGLSKMGIDEPDLSKLEHFIGPPLLQQFMASYGFDEARAWEAMGYYRERFAVTGLYENEVFEGVTPLLEELVAQGRQLFIATSKPHIYAREIARHFDFARHFKVIYGSELDGTRTNKVELIAHLVNEQGLDPAQTLMIGDRKHDLIGARDNGMDAAAVGYGFGSFEELNSFAPKYHFETLAQLHQAFKH from the coding sequence ATGCATTACCAAAACGTATTGTTCGACCTCGATGGCACCCTGACCGACCCACGGGAAGGGATCACCCGCTCGATCCAGTTCGGCCTGAGCAAGATGGGCATTGATGAGCCTGACCTGAGCAAGCTTGAGCACTTTATTGGTCCGCCGCTGCTGCAGCAGTTTATGGCCAGCTATGGCTTCGACGAAGCCAGGGCGTGGGAGGCGATGGGCTATTACCGCGAGCGTTTTGCCGTGACCGGTCTTTATGAAAACGAAGTGTTCGAAGGCGTCACACCGCTGCTCGAAGAGCTGGTGGCCCAGGGTCGCCAACTGTTTATCGCGACCTCAAAGCCGCATATCTACGCCCGGGAAATTGCCCGCCACTTTGATTTTGCCCGCCATTTCAAGGTGATCTACGGCAGCGAGCTGGACGGTACCCGCACCAACAAGGTTGAGCTGATTGCCCATCTGGTCAACGAACAAGGGCTGGACCCGGCGCAAACCCTGATGATCGGTGACCGCAAGCACGACCTGATCGGTGCGCGTGACAACGGCATGGATGCTGCGGCGGTGGGTTATGGTTTTGGCAGCTTTGAAGAACTGAATTCATTCGCGCCCAAATACCACTTTGAAACCCTGGCGCAGTTGCATCAGGCGTTCAAGCACTGA
- a CDS encoding DUF962 domain-containing protein — protein MKSLVDHLSQYAAYHRDPHNIATHFVGIPLIVIAVATLLSRPQWAGVSPAMLVMVASAIFYLRLELRLGLLMTVLLALSVWLGHTLAGLSTIAWLAWGIGLFVVGWVFQFVGHYYEGRKPAFIDDVTGLIVGPLFVVVELGFLLGWREDLRREMALRAG, from the coding sequence ATGAAAAGCCTGGTCGACCATCTAAGCCAATATGCGGCTTATCACCGTGATCCTCACAATATCGCCACCCATTTCGTGGGCATCCCGCTGATCGTGATTGCCGTGGCGACGCTCTTGTCGCGGCCGCAGTGGGCGGGTGTTTCACCGGCGATGCTGGTGATGGTGGCCAGTGCGATTTTTTATTTGCGCCTGGAGTTGCGCCTGGGGTTGTTGATGACGGTGCTGCTGGCGTTGAGTGTATGGCTGGGGCACACCCTCGCGGGGTTGAGCACGATAGCCTGGCTGGCCTGGGGCATTGGGCTGTTTGTGGTGGGCTGGGTGTTCCAGTTTGTGGGGCATTACTACGAGGGGCGCAAGCCGGCGTTTATCGATGACGTGACCGGGCTGATCGTGGGGCCGCTGTTCGTGGTGGTGGAACTGGGTTTTTTGCTGGGCTGGCGCGAGGACTTGCGCCGGGAGATGGCGCTGCGCGCCGGTTAG
- a CDS encoding alpha/beta hydrolase produces the protein MGNDSIRYLIVPGWQGSSDDHWQTHWQNSLPNSTRVEQADWLTPRREDWIAALAEAIAADSTPVILIAHSLGCITVAHWAERAPESLLSQVRGALLVAPADVERPACAPALRNFAPIPTRPLPFPSHIVSSDNDGAVSAPRAMEFARQWGAEIGIISGAGHINVKSGHQRWEQGFAFLYRLQTRIEHGALRRA, from the coding sequence ATGGGCAACGATTCGATTCGCTATTTGATAGTGCCGGGCTGGCAAGGTTCGTCCGACGATCATTGGCAAACCCACTGGCAAAACAGCTTACCGAACAGTACCCGGGTGGAGCAGGCCGACTGGCTGACGCCACGCCGCGAGGACTGGATCGCCGCCCTGGCCGAAGCCATTGCTGCCGACAGCACACCCGTGATCCTGATCGCCCACAGCCTGGGTTGCATTACCGTAGCCCATTGGGCCGAGCGTGCGCCAGAAAGCCTGTTAAGCCAAGTACGCGGCGCGCTGCTGGTGGCCCCGGCAGACGTCGAGCGCCCGGCCTGTGCACCGGCGTTGCGCAACTTTGCGCCGATCCCGACCCGGCCGTTGCCTTTTCCAAGCCATATCGTCAGCTCGGATAACGACGGTGCGGTCAGCGCGCCACGGGCGATGGAATTTGCCCGTCAATGGGGCGCCGAGATCGGCATCATCAGCGGCGCGGGGCATATCAATGTGAAATCCGGACACCAGCGCTGGGAGCAAGGCTTCGCCTTTTTATACCGCCTGCAAACCCGCATCGAGCACGGCGCCCTGCGTCGCGCGTGA
- a CDS encoding sigma 54-interacting transcriptional regulator has product MSLHETFGQPLLTFPDAEKSPLSIRAKALVFVDPRSRQLRNDLELLAPRALPVLIRGETGSGKELLARHIHRASDRTGLFVSVNCGAISPTYADAELFGYAAGAHSSSASSRAGWFGSANGGTLYLDEIGDLPWAIQTKLLAALETHEVTRVGAHQPSPVDVRLVAATSIDLAQAVSAGKFHERLYHYLSEGRLDLPALRERPGDILSLAEYFLGIYSQRLNLPVPFISDAAQRVLERHSWPGNTRELENVIHFALLVSTGEEIQPEHLNLPEALSQIELFIKGATAQELAAIRQLLP; this is encoded by the coding sequence ATGAGCCTGCATGAAACCTTCGGTCAGCCGCTGCTGACCTTTCCCGACGCGGAAAAAAGCCCGCTGAGCATTCGCGCCAAAGCACTGGTGTTTGTCGACCCCCGCTCGCGCCAATTACGCAACGATCTGGAATTGCTCGCGCCACGCGCCTTGCCCGTGCTGATTCGGGGTGAAACCGGCAGCGGCAAAGAGCTGCTGGCCCGGCATATCCACCGGGCCAGCGACCGCACCGGCCTTTTTGTATCAGTCAATTGCGGCGCCATCAGCCCCACTTATGCCGACGCCGAGTTGTTCGGCTATGCCGCCGGAGCCCACAGCAGTTCGGCCAGCAGCCGCGCCGGGTGGTTTGGCTCGGCCAATGGCGGCACCCTGTATCTGGACGAAATCGGCGACTTGCCGTGGGCTATCCAGACCAAGCTGCTGGCGGCTCTGGAAACCCACGAAGTGACCCGCGTGGGCGCCCATCAACCGAGCCCGGTGGACGTGCGCCTGGTGGCGGCCACCAGCATCGATCTGGCGCAGGCCGTGAGCGCAGGCAAATTCCATGAGCGCTTGTATCACTACCTCAGCGAAGGGCGGCTGGACTTGCCCGCGCTGCGCGAAAGGCCCGGGGATATCCTGTCGTTGGCCGAATACTTTTTAGGCATTTACAGCCAGCGCCTGAACCTGCCCGTGCCCTTTATCAGCGACGCTGCACAGCGGGTACTGGAGCGCCACAGCTGGCCGGGCAACACCCGGGAGCTGGAGAACGTGATCCACTTTGCATTACTGGTCAGCACCGGCGAAGAGATCCAGCCCGAGCACTTGAACCTGCCTGAGGCCCTGAGCCAGATCGAGTTGTTTATAAAAGGCGCCACGGCGCAGGAGTTGGCGGCGATCAGGCAGTTGCTGCCTTGA
- a CDS encoding MetQ/NlpA family ABC transporter substrate-binding protein, with protein sequence MKKVLLFTALAAALTAGLAQAGEKLVVAATPVPHAEILELIKPTLAKEGVDLEIKVFTDYVQPNVQVAEKHLDANYFQTLPYLESFNKGKGTNLVTVTGVHVEPFGGYSKKVKNLSELKDGATIAIPNEGSNSGRALILLQKAGLIELKDPTNAVSTPKDIAKNPHNFKFKELESALLPRVLDQVDLDMINTNYALEAGLNPATDALIIEGADSPYVNFLVARPDNKDSAAIQKLAKALTSPEVKAFIEQKYKGAVLPAF encoded by the coding sequence ATGAAAAAGGTTCTGTTGTTTACCGCATTGGCGGCTGCTTTGACTGCAGGCCTGGCCCAGGCTGGCGAAAAACTGGTGGTTGCCGCAACGCCGGTGCCTCACGCTGAAATCCTTGAGCTGATCAAACCAACCCTCGCCAAAGAAGGCGTGGATCTGGAAATCAAGGTCTTCACCGATTATGTGCAACCCAACGTGCAAGTGGCCGAAAAACACCTGGACGCCAACTACTTCCAGACCCTGCCTTACCTGGAAAGCTTCAACAAAGGCAAAGGCACTAACCTTGTGACCGTGACCGGCGTTCACGTTGAGCCTTTTGGCGGTTACTCGAAGAAAGTCAAAAACCTGTCCGAGCTTAAAGACGGCGCCACCATCGCCATCCCTAACGAAGGCAGCAACAGCGGCCGTGCCCTGATCCTGCTGCAAAAGGCTGGTCTGATCGAACTCAAGGACCCGACCAACGCTGTGTCCACGCCAAAAGACATCGCCAAGAACCCGCACAACTTCAAGTTCAAAGAACTTGAGTCCGCACTGCTGCCACGGGTGCTGGATCAGGTCGACCTGGACATGATCAACACCAACTACGCGCTGGAAGCTGGCCTGAACCCGGCCACTGACGCGCTGATCATCGAAGGGGCTGACTCGCCATACGTGAATTTCCTGGTAGCCCGTCCGGACAACAAGGACAGCGCGGCCATCCAGAAGCTGGCCAAGGCCCTGACCAGCCCTGAAGTGAAAGCCTTTATCGAGCAGAAATACAAAGGCGCGGTGCTGCCAGCGTTCTGA
- a CDS encoding AAA family ATPase, whose amino-acid sequence MLTTLAVANYRSINHLVVPLARLNLITGPNGSGKSNLYRALRLLAETAQGGVVNALAREGGLSSTFWAGPEVISRRMKSGEVDVHASVRQETRRLRLGFAGEDFSYAIALGLPIPGRTQFNLDPQIKHESIWAGPFYRPASELVERNGPMIRARDGRNWQVLAQHTPLYDSLFDQVGSLQASPEVLQLRESIRGWRFYDHFRTDPQAPARQPQLGTRTPVLHHDGSDLAAALQTILEVGNPEALHAAISDAFPGARLAIECVPGGHFYIEFYQEGLLRPLSAAELSDGTLRYLLLVAALLTPRPPSMMVLNEPETSLHPDLLPALARLIISASQHSQVWVVSHARRLIAALQQDPECNCIVLEKNLGQTQVVGQRMLDQPAWHWPDK is encoded by the coding sequence ATGCTCACCACCCTGGCCGTGGCCAACTACCGCTCTATCAATCACTTGGTAGTGCCTTTGGCCAGGCTGAACCTGATCACTGGCCCCAATGGTAGTGGCAAATCCAACCTTTACCGCGCGCTGCGGTTACTGGCCGAAACCGCCCAGGGCGGCGTGGTGAATGCATTGGCGCGTGAAGGCGGGCTGAGTTCGACTTTCTGGGCGGGACCTGAGGTGATCTCCCGACGCATGAAATCGGGTGAAGTCGATGTGCATGCCAGCGTGCGCCAGGAAACCCGGCGCCTGCGTCTTGGCTTTGCCGGGGAAGACTTCAGCTACGCCATCGCCCTGGGCTTACCGATACCCGGCCGCACGCAGTTCAACCTCGACCCGCAGATCAAGCACGAAAGCATCTGGGCGGGGCCTTTTTATCGGCCGGCCAGCGAGCTGGTCGAGCGCAACGGCCCCATGATCCGCGCGCGTGACGGGCGCAACTGGCAGGTGCTGGCACAGCACACGCCGTTGTACGACAGCCTGTTCGATCAGGTTGGCAGCTTGCAGGCCTCGCCCGAGGTGTTGCAACTGCGCGAGTCGATCCGTGGCTGGCGCTTTTACGATCACTTTCGCACCGACCCCCAGGCGCCTGCGCGCCAACCGCAACTGGGTACACGCACGCCGGTGCTGCATCACGACGGCAGTGACCTGGCCGCTGCGTTGCAAACAATCCTTGAGGTCGGCAACCCCGAAGCCTTGCATGCCGCGATCAGCGATGCATTCCCTGGCGCGCGGCTGGCAATTGAATGTGTGCCCGGCGGGCATTTTTATATCGAGTTTTATCAGGAGGGCCTGCTGCGCCCGTTATCTGCCGCCGAGCTGTCAGACGGCACCTTGCGCTATCTGCTGCTGGTCGCGGCTTTGCTGACCCCGCGCCCGCCGAGCATGATGGTGCTCAACGAACCCGAAACCAGCCTGCACCCCGACTTGTTGCCCGCGCTGGCGCGGCTGATCATCAGTGCTTCGCAGCACTCACAAGTATGGGTGGTATCCCACGCCCGGCGCCTGATCGCCGCCTTGCAGCAAGACCCTGAGTGCAACTGCATCGTGCTGGAAAAAAATCTCGGCCAGACGCAAGTGGTTGGCCAACGCATGCTGGATCAGCCCGCCTGGCACTGGCCGGACAAATAA
- a CDS encoding efflux RND transporter periplasmic adaptor subunit: protein MAGPLNTGILGLSLLALLTACGKEGPKEPLSPRVYVQQVSTREFAPPIQLSGDIQARVETQLSFRVGGKIIERTVDVGDHIQANQVLARLDPKDLKIQVETAQASVNAQQAQVVQTRAAFVRQQKLLPKGYTSQSEYDAANAAQLSAQSALAAAQAQLANARDQLSYSNLKAEAPGVITARQAEVGQVVQATMPIFTLARDGARDAVFNVYESLFIEPPKDPTVQVTLLSDPTIKVNGQIREITPTVAAQSGTLQIKVQLDALPKGMDLGSIVSVNLTPPPSRSIELPWSALTKDISEPAVWIADEQSNVRLQRVKVGRYLTGSVIVSEGLKDGEKVVVAGGQLLHPGMKVEIATAPAEGVQL from the coding sequence ATGGCTGGTCCACTGAACACGGGCATTTTGGGCTTGAGCCTGTTAGCGCTTCTCACCGCGTGCGGCAAGGAGGGGCCCAAAGAGCCTCTGTCCCCCCGTGTGTATGTGCAACAGGTGAGCACCCGCGAATTCGCCCCGCCCATCCAGCTCAGCGGTGATATCCAGGCCCGGGTCGAAACCCAGTTGTCATTCCGGGTGGGCGGCAAGATTATCGAGCGCACGGTCGATGTGGGTGACCACATCCAGGCCAACCAGGTGCTCGCGCGTCTCGACCCCAAAGACCTGAAGATCCAGGTTGAGACCGCCCAGGCCAGCGTCAACGCGCAACAGGCCCAAGTGGTGCAAACCCGCGCGGCGTTTGTGCGCCAGCAAAAGCTGCTGCCAAAAGGCTACACCAGCCAAAGTGAATACGACGCTGCCAACGCCGCGCAACTGAGCGCACAGAGCGCCCTGGCGGCGGCGCAGGCGCAACTGGCCAACGCCCGTGACCAACTGAGCTACAGCAACCTGAAAGCCGAGGCACCCGGGGTGATTACCGCGCGCCAGGCCGAAGTGGGCCAGGTGGTGCAGGCCACCATGCCGATTTTTACCCTGGCCCGCGATGGTGCCCGCGATGCCGTGTTTAACGTGTATGAATCGCTGTTTATCGAGCCGCCCAAAGACCCCACGGTGCAGGTCACGCTGCTGAGCGATCCGACGATCAAGGTCAACGGCCAGATCCGTGAAATCACACCGACCGTTGCGGCGCAAAGCGGCACGTTGCAGATCAAGGTGCAGCTCGACGCCTTGCCCAAGGGCATGGACCTGGGCTCGATTGTCAGCGTTAACCTGACCCCGCCGCCAAGCCGCAGCATCGAGCTGCCGTGGTCGGCGTTGACCAAGGACATCAGCGAGCCCGCCGTGTGGATCGCCGACGAACAAAGCAATGTGCGCCTGCAGCGGGTCAAGGTCGGGCGCTATCTGACCGGCAGCGTGATCGTCAGCGAAGGTCTCAAGGATGGAGAAAAAGTCGTGGTCGCAGGCGGGCAGTTGTTACACCCCGGCATGAAGGTTGAAATCGCCACGGCCCCGGCCGAGGGGGTGCAGCTATGA
- a CDS encoding efflux RND transporter periplasmic adaptor subunit: MRRLWLIPLAAAMLMACSEPQPPEPVRPALYVVAKPELAQDLGRFAGNIEARYESTLGFRVPGRIVRRYYDVGAVVKQGDILANLDPTDQQNQLRAAQGDLAKVQAQLINARANARRQQELFDRGVGAQAQLDTAQADLKTTLASMQQAQAAVNQAQDQLSYCNLRADHDAVITQWHAEAGQVVSIGQEVVTLARPEIKEAVIDLPGPLAEALPKGIEFLVAGQLDPNINTHAHVREIAPQADSATRTRRTRLTLDQTPAAFRLGSSVSVTVSSPTAEHFQLPLTALQEVDGHSRVWIIDSATQTVSPRDVSVLRRDARNVLLSGGIKTGDKVVSAGVYSLTPGQKVRLDKESSQ, translated from the coding sequence ATGAGGCGCTTATGGTTGATACCGCTGGCTGCCGCCATGCTGATGGCCTGCTCTGAACCCCAGCCGCCCGAGCCGGTGCGCCCGGCTCTGTATGTGGTGGCCAAGCCCGAGCTGGCACAAGATCTGGGCCGTTTTGCCGGCAATATCGAAGCGCGCTACGAAAGCACTCTGGGCTTTCGGGTTCCGGGGCGCATTGTGCGGCGTTATTACGATGTGGGCGCGGTGGTGAAACAGGGCGACATACTGGCCAACCTCGACCCCACCGACCAGCAAAACCAGCTGCGTGCGGCCCAGGGCGACCTGGCCAAGGTGCAGGCGCAATTGATCAACGCCAGAGCCAACGCCCGCCGCCAGCAAGAGCTGTTCGACCGTGGCGTGGGCGCCCAGGCCCAGCTCGACACCGCGCAAGCCGACCTCAAGACCACGCTGGCTTCGATGCAACAGGCGCAGGCTGCGGTCAATCAGGCTCAGGACCAACTCAGCTACTGCAACCTGCGCGCCGACCATGATGCCGTGATTACCCAATGGCATGCCGAGGCCGGGCAAGTGGTGAGCATTGGCCAGGAAGTCGTCACCCTGGCCCGTCCCGAGATCAAAGAGGCGGTCATCGACCTGCCGGGCCCGCTGGCCGAGGCGCTGCCCAAGGGCATCGAGTTCCTTGTCGCCGGCCAGCTCGACCCGAATATCAACACCCATGCCCATGTGCGCGAAATCGCCCCGCAAGCCGACAGTGCCACCCGTACCCGGCGCACCCGCCTGACGCTGGACCAGACCCCGGCAGCATTTCGCCTTGGCAGTTCGGTGAGCGTGACCGTCAGCAGCCCGACGGCCGAGCACTTCCAGTTGCCGCTCACCGCCCTGCAGGAAGTCGATGGCCACAGCCGCGTATGGATCATTGACAGCGCCACCCAAACCGTCAGCCCGCGTGACGTCAGCGTACTGCGCCGCGACGCCCGCAACGTGCTGTTGTCGGGTGGCATCAAAACCGGCGACAAGGTCGTCAGTGCAGGTGTGTACAGCCTCACCCCCGGGCAGAAAGTCAGACTCGATAAGGAAAGCTCGCAATGA